The following is a genomic window from Aphelocoma coerulescens isolate FSJ_1873_10779 unplaced genomic scaffold, UR_Acoe_1.0 HiC_scaffold_193, whole genome shotgun sequence.
ATGAAAGGGGTGGAGCCTCCACTGGGGGTGGGGTAAGAGGAGGAGTCTATGGGTGATGTCACCGAGGGGTGGGGCAAATGATAGGACCGCCCCGTGTGGGTGTGGTCTCTAAAAGGGGTGGAGCTAATGGCTAATTATCTCTCCAAAGGGGGTGGAGCTAAGGGCTAATTATCTCTCCAAAGGGGGTGGAGCTAAGGGATAACCCCACCCCGAAATTGGAGGAACTTTAAGTTTGGCCCCACCCTGCCTCTCTCCCCTCTGATTGGCTGACCCCCTGGTCACGCCCACCCCGGTCACGCCCACCTTGGCGGCGATCATGTAGGGGGGCACGATGTCGATGTTGAGCTCCTGGAACAGCTCCCGGCACTGCATGGAAATGAAATCCCCGGCCAGCGGCGACTTCACGATGCCTGCGGGGACAGGTGAGGACTTACCTGGGACAGGTGTGCGCCCACGTGGCTGGGAGGCGTGGCCATTGCGCATGGCCGCCGGTCCCAGGTGTGTTCTCCCCTTCCCCAGGTGTCTCCTGGGTGTGTCCCCGGtgcccctcccctgccccagctgtgtTCTCACCTGCCCCAGGTGTGCTCTCACCTTGCTGCAGGATGTACCCATCATGCACGGGGATGGCCGTGGTGTGGGTGGCTCCCGAGTCCAGCACCAGCCCCGTGCTGCGCCCATTGGCGAAGCTGCACCGGTCAAGGGGCCACAACAGGGAGGGGACCCCCACTGACCACCCACCCAAGCCCCCCGGACacacccagcagccccagcgaGGGGGTTGGGTCACACAGGTGACATTGGGGGTGGCACGGGGGAAGGTGATTCCACGGGTGaccccgggggggtccctgaggggtgaCATTGGGGATGGCACAGAGAAGTCCCTGAGGGCTCCAGGAGTGACACAGGAGGGTACCAGGGTGCACTGCagggggaggggacactgggggtgacacgggggtgacaccgggggtgACGCTGGGGATACGCAGTCAGCACGGCCGTCTTGCAGAGGAAGAAGGCCGGGATGTTGTAGTGCTCGAACATCAGCTCCGTCAGCTTCTCCCGCTTGGCCCTGGTGTTCCACTGCGGcgcaggggacattgggggcactcagggggacACCCGatcccccagccccgccccagGGGTGGCACCTACCGGGGCCTCGGACATGAGCACCGGGTGCAGCCCTGGCTCCGACTTGACGTGTTTGCCGTAGGTGTGGTCCAGGATGGCCTGGAAACACTCCCAGTCCTCGACTGGgaccgggggggggggacaaACGGGGGGCGGGTGACATCAGGTGACCCCTGAGATGGCCCTTACGGGTGCCCCTGTGGCCCTggggggtgtccccatcccgcgTCCCCTTTTTCCGCAGGGACGTCCTTGGGGTGTTCCCAcactgtccccccatgtcccccaatgtcctcCCGTGTCTCtctgtgtccccaatgtccctgctcttccccctcgtccccaaatgtccccatgctgttcctgctctctccccatgtcccctccatccccactgTTCCCCATGTgttcccccaatgtcccccatccctgctgtccccccaatgttcccccatgtcccctgctgtccccagtgtccctgccGTCCCCAGACTCACTCATGCCGTTCTTGAGGGGTGACAAGACCTCGACACCCTCGCGGGCCACGTGCAGGGCGTTGGTGTCGATGTAATAAACCTTCCCGCCCTTCTTGTCCTTGTCCCCGtccagctccagggacacctcgTCCGGGGACAGCAGCCCCACCGTGGTGGGGAAATCCGCCTTGGGGACATCGTGACCTCGGTGACGTCACCGTGGCGGGACACCGGGATGGTGGCATTGTCACCACGATGAGGACAATGGCCTGGaggtggccctggggacaccttagCCGTGGGGATGGCATGCTGGGGACATGGTGGCCTTGTCTGTCTGGAGGGGGCAACAAGGACATGGgtgggggacatggaggggacgTGGTGACACTGACCTTGGGACAATCCTCGCCGGCATAACCGGCCCGGACCGAGAAGGAGCCGATGTCGAACACCAGTGCCCCGACCTCATCTGGGGGGGGAATAGGGGACATGGTGACACCGGGACACCCCAGGACAATGCGACCACCCCAGAAaacccccggaccccccccccccccgactcCCACAAAACCTCCGGGATCCCCCGTTGGGGGGGGGATAGTGACACCACGACCCCCCCAGGACATCGTGACCCTCCTGAACCCGCAAGTCCCCCACCCACGACACCGAgcccccccccctccaaaaacccccggggaccccccccccattcccctttggcccccccgccccccgccttggccccgcccctccGGCGTTGACCCCGCCCCCGCGCCTTGGCCCCGCCCCGGTGAGACTCCTCCCCTCGAGccgaggccccgccccccccgaggccccgcccccagcaCCGCCGCCGTAGACGCCGCCGCTCATGGCCGCGTTCAGCACCGGGACAGCGCCGgccgagggggcggggcctcgccCGCGGCCAATCAGCGCCCGCTGTGCGGCGCGCGCGCCGATTGGCTGCGGCCACAATGGCGGCGCTTAAAGGGGCCGCGGCCCTTTGTCAAAAAGGAGGGGGCGCGGTTGTTGGTGGGCGCGTTCTGTGGGACGCGACCCCTCCCATTTGTGGGCGTGGCTCGGGCTGTCAAGCCGCGCTCGCTGCGGGCGTGGGGCGCGGCCTGAGGGGGAGGGGGCGCGGTTTCCCCTAAGCGCCTCCTACCTGAAGCCCCCCGATCCCCCCCGTGCCCATTGCGAGGGGAGGGGTGAATTAAAGGTTTTGCtgaataaaagccccaaaatggcGGATTCGGGGGGCGGAGCGCGTGCGAGGGGAGGGGGCCCCTCCGCGTTCGGCGTAAAAagacccaaaaccccccaaaatgctgCCCGGTGGGGCGCGGTTTGTTGTGGGTGTGGCTTTGGGGGCCGTGGCTTTGGAGGAGGCGCGGCCTCGGAgcggaagcggcggcggcgcgggacgCGCGAGGTGGGGACGgagggggggactgggggggttcCCGGGGGTCTTTGGTGCGGATCAAAGGtcagggggtgtttgggggatcccagggggcGTTTGGGGGCCCCACGGGGGGCTACAGGGGGCCCGGGGGTGTCGCCGTTGGTTTCGGgggaggggggtctgggggtggttACGGGGTCGGGGGGGGGGCGTCCCTGGGGGCGTTGGGAGTGGGGGAGGTCCCGGGGGGCTCGGGATCCACCCCTGacgccccctccccattcccccccccagAATGTCCTCGGGCCGCCCCGCAGCTCCGTCTCCTCCCCCGGGGGGGCTCCCCGGGcccccctcccgccgccgccgccggggcccggccccccgcccccccccggggctccccccCGCCGCCGGGCCCGGCACCAATGACGTGTTCGTGACGTCACGCTCCGACTTCCGGGCGCAGCTGCGGCGCTGCCAGCGGCTCCTGGCCCcgggcgggggtcccgggggggggtcccggggggggccccggggagcTGCGGCTGCACGGGCTGGGCCTGGCCGTGCCCCGCGCCATCAACCTGGCGCTGCAGCTGCaggcgggggccgggggggccctgcgGCTCCACGCCAGCACCTCCTCCGTGCCCCTGCGGCCCCCCCGCGGCCACCGCGGGGCCCCCCCGCCGCGGGGCGACGGCGacgaggatggggatggggacggggaggacggggaccccccccggcaCAACTCGGCCATTCACATCCGACTCTGCAGGGAGGCCCCCTGCGCCTGAGGGGGAGTCCCCGCAGTCCGGGGGGGGCTCCCCTGGGAGGCTTCCCCAAGACCTGGGGTTCCTcgaggttttgggggggctccCCGAGGAGTGGAGGGGGCTTCCCCAAAGTCCTCGGGGGCTCCCCGAGGGTTTCGAGGCCACCCCCAAAGTCtgtgggggtccccaaaatgcGGGGGGTCCCCCAGCTGTCCTGGGCTCCATCACTGTCACGGGGATACCCCAAAGCCCCCTCCGGGAGCCCCCCAGGTCTGTCACGGCCGCGGGGACCCCACAGAAAgtcttggggacaccctggggacaccaaaACCTACCGGGGCCACCCATGGGTCAAGACCGCCTTGAGCTGGGGCCACCAGAAGCTGCCGAGGACTTGGGGACATTGAGATGCCACCAAGAGTTTGAGGCCACCACGAGTCACCGATGGCCACGGGGACGCTGTGACCTGGAGCCACTGACGTTTTGGGGACACGGACGATGCCACCAATGGCTCGAGGCCACTGAGCTGCCACCAGCGGGTCGGGACCACTACGATCTGGGGCCACCAGGATGCCCCCAAGCCCCTCGATGTCACCCTGAGCCCCCCGCTGCAGCAGcctcggggatttgggggagacaCGGGGACGTGACACCAAAATAAAgtcagtggcagcagcagcgatgtcttgggcggttttggggggatttgggggggctgggctggggtttCCTCTGCGTCATCGGTGACATTTGGGACAGGAAACTCCCAGGTGACAATGGGGGATAggagggggggcacagggagagagTCCAGGTGACAATGAGGGGGACTCAGGTGACAAGGAGGGACCCCAGGGAGGAAATGTGGGGACTTCGGTGATGTGGGGGGGtccaggtgacactggggacacttaGACGTCCACGGGGGGTGGGCAAATGAGGAGAACCCAGGTGATGAAAGGACACCCAGGTGACAAAAGGGACTGCCAGGCGCCCGGGGAGCGTCAGGAGACCAGAGGGGACTCCAGGTGACCTGGGGGACCCCCAGGCGCGCAGCCCTCGTTCCCAGGGAGTCCCTgtcggggggacaccggggtgcCACGGGGGACACCCTGGTGTCACGGGGGGACCCGACGGCGTTGGTGACGTCACTGTCGCCGTCCCCCCGCCCCCGGGTGCCCTTTGGCCCCGCTGGCGCCGGACCTGCGGCCAGGCTGTGCGGAGCCGCACGTACGGCCTGGCAGGGGGCCCGCGTCACCTCCCGGGTCCCCCGTGTCACCTCCCGTGTCACCTGGGTCCCCCGGCTCCTCTCCCGAGTCCCCCGTATCCGCCGCGTCCCCTCCCCTCGGCGTGTCCCCCCTCCTGGCCGCGGGGgtccccggggccgcccccggggCCGCGGTGGCGCTGGGGACGGGGACAGTGACGGCGACAGTGACGCTGCCCCATTGTTCGGCCGCTTCCGCCGGCCCGAGGGATCCCGGGATCCCCCGGCCTGGCGCGTCCCCTTGTCACCGCGCGTGTGTCACCGCGCGCGTGTCACCGCGGTCCCACGGCCCCGCgggggtgtccccgtgtccctgcgcCATCCCAGTGGCCGTGTCCCCTCACCCGCAGCCACGTGTCCCCGTgtctgtgtccccatccctgtccccccatcccgATGTCACCGTCCCCGTCGTGCGTCTCCACGCCCACTCTGTCATCCCCGTGTGCCCCCGTCTCCGTGTCCCCTCCTCCGTCGCCATCCCGaggtccccgtgtccccccgcccccgtccccatcccgcACCTCCGTGCCCAGGACACTGTCCTCGTGTCCCCCCCATCCTGCTTTCCCGTGTCCCACgtccccagctctgtccccccatccctgtccccgtgtctccCCAACTCCgggtccccctgtccccacgtCTGTCCCCCACCGTCATCCCCGATTCCCCGTCCCCATGtcctcccgtgtcccccccccccgtgtccccccgtgttcCCCTGTTCCTACACCTCCATGCCCAGGTCCCCATCTCCAtgtcacccccgtgtccccccccttgtccccccgatgtcccccattcccacccctccatgcccagctctccatccccgtgtcccccccgccgtgtcccccccgcctGGCCGGCGCCGtggccggggccgggggtggCCCGTGGCCAGGGGCCGACGTGCGGCGGCCGGCGCGGCCTTTTCCTCGACGGTCTGGGGGGGGGCGAAGGGGGAGCGGAtggaaacccccccccccaagggcCCTTCCGGCCCCGCGGCCCCTCGGATCAAACATtaaccggggccggggccgggggacgCGGGACGGGGACGGccacagccccggggccaccaGGGACCCCCGTGCCATGAGCAGCCGGCGATGGGGGCGGCGGGTGagaggggggggtcccgggggggccgCGCAGGGTTGGGGAGGGGCTCGGACATcgcggggaggggggtgggagtGCCCCAGGTGTGCGGGCGGGATCCAGGTGTGCGGGGCAGGGTGGGGACACCCACGTGTGCGGCGGAACCGGGCGAGGGGGGCCACGGGCACCCGGGTGGGGACCCGCGTGTCGCCGGGGGCTTGGGGGTCTCGGGGGAGCGTGGAGGACCCGCGTGGCCGGGAGGGGTCGGAGGTCCAGGGGTCCCCACGTGTGTCCGGCGCGCTCAGGTGTCTGGCGGGGACACAGGtggggggggctcccagcagagtggggggtcctggggacacCGCGTgggtggggggtcccaggtgtccGAGAGGATCCCGGTCACTCGGGGGTCCCTGAGGTCACCAGGTGGGCGGGGAGTCCCCGACATCCCTGGGAACGTTCTTGGGGGCGGgaggggaggcactggggggggcACCCAGgtatcccgggggtcccggggctggggggtcccCGCGGATCGGGGGGTCCCGAGCCTCCCCATCCCCGCGGGGAGGGGGCTCCCCAGTTGTCCCCAgttgtcccagtgtccccagcgggtccctgacccccccatgcccccctcAGGGCTGTgcgcgctgctgctgctgctgttgggggtcccggggcgcccccagcccccccccgaGGGCCCCCCCTCGCTCTGCGACCCCCGAGTGATCGAACGCTTCATCCTGGAGGCTCGCGACGCCGAGCGGGGGGcggtgaggggacacggggacagcgggggggcCGTAATGAGGGGGGGtcgggacccccgggggggcTTGGGCACACAGGGACATCGTGggagggacaccctggggatgTTGGACTGGTTGGAGACAAgggtggggggcacggggacccccggaggggttggggacaccacAGTGGTTCCTTGAGTGGGGGTTGGGGACCCCAtggaggggttggggacaccgggggaccccagggagggctcagggacCCCCGCGGGGTCGTGGCGGGGGTCTCACCGCGTGTGTTCCCCCCAGGCTGGGTGTGGCCCCCACTGTGACCTCCCCGAGCCCGTGGCCGTCCCCGACCCCGGCGTCAATTTTAACCTCTGGCGGAGCCTGGACGTgagtgggaatggggggaaaacctgggaatttgggaaaaatggggggaaatcccgggaaattgggaaaaacgCGGGGGGAGTGGGGAGGGAGAATGGGACAGAGTCTTGTGAAATTGGGAAGAAGTGGGGGGAAATGAGGGAACATGGGGAATATTCGGGAAAACCAGGGAGAAATGCACAAAATCAgagagaaatggggagaaatggggtgaaatccagggaaatgggggaaaatggggggaggaaacagggcagagctgggtgaaatgaggagaaattgggaggaatggggggaaacaggaaaaaaaatgtagagaGAAACGAAGAATTGGGCAAAATGGGGAGGAACCGGGAGAAATGGGCTGAaactgggggaaatggggagaaatggggagggatggagggggaaaaatcggggaaaaatggggaaaaaaaccagggGAAAGCCGGGGAGAAGGGGGtgtcccccgctgtcccctgaCCCCCCGCCGTGTCGCCAGGCGGGGTCCCGCGCGCAGGAGGTGGCCGGGGGCCAGGCGGCCCTGGCGGCCGCGGTGCTGCGGGCGCGGGAGCTGCTCCGGGACCCCCGGGTGCGCCCGAGCCTCGACCGCGCCTACGGGGCCGCGCGGAGCCTGGCGCGGCTGCTGCGGGGGCTGCCCGCGCCGGTACGGGGCtttggggggcatttgggggggggtttgggggggtctgggggtgttgTGGTCTTGTGCGGATGCTGCGGGGGCTGCCCGCGCCGGTACGggcgggtttggggggttttgggggtttggggggttctgggacAATCATGGGGCGGtctggggggctcgggggggttctggggggttttggaggggcTCCCGGtgggccctgccctgctctggtctgggggttttgggggttttggggaggtccggtggggttttggggatttttggttgttttggggggtccggGGAGGGGTCGCTGGCAGGCTCCTGACCCCTCCCCTCCcgcccaggccccgccccc
Proteins encoded in this region:
- the ACTL6B gene encoding actin-like protein 6B; translation: MSGGVYGGDEVGALVFDIGSFSVRAGYAGEDCPKADFPTTVGLLSPDEVSLELDGDKDKKGGKVYYIDTNALHVAREGVEVLSPLKNGMIEDWECFQAILDHTYGKHVKSEPGLHPVLMSEAPWNTRAKREKLTELMFEHYNIPAFFLCKTAVLTAFANGRSTGLVLDSGATHTTAIPVHDGYILQQGIVKSPLAGDFISMQCRELFQELNIDIVPPYMIAAKEPVREGAPPSWKKKEKLPQVSKSWHNFTCNEVIQDFQASVLQVSDSPYDEQVAAQMPTVHYEMPNGYNTDYGAERLRIPEGLFDPSNVKGLSGNTMLGVGHVVTTSIGMCDIDIRPGLYGSVIVTGGNTLLQGFTDRLNRELAQKTPPSMRLKLIASNSTMERRFSPWIGGSILASLGTFQQMWISKQEYEEGGKQCVERKCP
- the POP7 gene encoding LOW QUALITY PROTEIN: ribonuclease P protein subunit p20 (The sequence of the model RefSeq protein was modified relative to this genomic sequence to represent the inferred CDS: inserted 2 bases in 1 codon) produces the protein MLPGGARFVVGVALGAVALEEARPRSGSGGGAGRARMSSGRPAAPSPPPGGLPGPPSRRRRRGPAPRPPPGLPPAAGPGTNDVFVTSRSDFRAQLRRCQRLLAPGGGPGXGGPGGGPGELRLHGLGLAVPRAINLALQLQAGAGGALRLHASTSSVPLRPPRGHRGAPPPRGDGDEDGDGDGEDGDPPRHNSAIHIRLCREAPCA
- the EPO gene encoding erythropoietin, coding for MGAAGLCALLLLLLGVPGRPQPPPEGPPSLCDPRVIERFILEARDAERGAAGCGPHCDLPEPVAVPDPGVNFNLWRSLDAGSRAQEVAGGQAALAAAVLRARELLRDPRVRPSLDRAYGAARSLARLLRGLPAPAPPPPSPPAPVRVQTLPRLLGVLSRFLRGKVRLFLADACPR